A genomic window from Betta splendens chromosome 17, fBetSpl5.4, whole genome shotgun sequence includes:
- the zfyve9a gene encoding zinc finger FYVE domain-containing protein 9 isoform X3: MENYFQAEAFNLDKVLDEFEQNEDETDTPILSDAKWTQILAPPAHLLSLNPALAHSDLSPQTALPIKTLPDPSSGASPGADPKRHLGPEPTWVEERPADIHSPPLPQPNIGKLVGTDDLSPPPLTACSAVENGCHASSHDELSKDPSSPPDVQPGPSYQEVKCQKDADVASTVGGGDATVSQSHFTFEVGLEQEPAATKKTHSNAQPTTENEEGVKDVAIMAVFQDFSPKRRSANSTEEQVEVLMNGERDVEADCDAEENDVSAPDRTGVEKMRCGPEGGADQLLRITNHPNGLEQESSHSRLKEEEEEEGELSPSPLPSKEDSVTEEKEMEESKQESIDGGAAGSSSIPPKVNNRLQPVSVPYGGARPKQPVNLKLQIPQPVSGQIQNQLGPSVSKNKNLENQCRRLAPSETALGGTDQHAAGVNRVAAVNAPSLVPSGSPDNDLQAGQQGALCRKAATSLGEVAPVWVPDSQAPVCMKCDVKFTFTKRRHHCRACGKVFCAACCSLKCKLMYMDRKEARVCVTCHSALMTSEHPPQSWETPASGSNQSPNPNNPAEYCSTIPPLQQAQASGVLSSPPPTVMVPVGVLKQTGNEGSLSREQRRVWFADGVLPNGDAAESPKPSASSPAPSHSLAISTYSNKSSTSDASEAAHVPVAPVGSPVGSSLSLIPEDGLPPILISTGVKGGTGGHITDYAVEERPSEIVLMQQLEEGGPDPLVFVLNANLLAMVKLVNYVNRKCWYFTTKGMHAVGQAEVVVLLQCLPDEKTIPKDVFTHFVQLYQEALTGNVLSHLSHSFFTQSFLGSKEHGGFLYISPSFQSLQDLMLPNPPYLFGILIQKWEAPWAKVFPIRLMLRLGAEYRFYPCPLFSVRFRKPLFGETGHTIMNLLADFRNYQYTLPVVKGLVVDMEVRKTSIKVPSNRYNELMKAMNKSNEHVLAMGACFNDRADSHLVCVQNDDGNYQTQAISIHHQPRKVTGACFFVFSGALKASSGFLAKTSIVEVSVFRWCDDPDHG; the protein is encoded by the exons ATGAGACGGACACTCCCATTCTCTCTGATGCCAAGTGGACGCAGATCTTGGCCCCACCGGCCCACCTGCTCTCTCTGAATCCCGCTTTAGCCCACTCGGACCTCAGTCCACAAACTGCGCTGCCTATCAAAACTCTCCCTGACCCTTCTTCTGGCGCCTCCCCAGGGGCCGACCCCAAGAGACATCTAGGTCCTGAACCTACCTGGGTAGAGGAGAGGCCTGCCGACATCCATAGCCCGCCGCTCCCCCAGCCCAACATCGGCAAACTGGTGGGGACAGACGACCTGTCGCCGCCCCCTTTGACGGCATGCAGTGCCGTGGAGAATGGCTGCCATGCAAGCTCCCATGATGAGCTCAGCAAAGATCCGAGTTCCCCTCCAGACGTTCAGCCTGGTCCCTCATATCAGgaggtcaaatgtcaaaaggATGCGGACGTAGCTTCAACTGTGGGAGGAGGTGATGCCACTGTTAGTCAGTCTCACTTTACATTTGAGGTTGGATTAGAACAGGAGCCAGCTGCAACTAAGAAGACTCATTCAAATGCACAACCAACAACAGAAAATGAAGAAGGTGTCAAAGATGTGGCCATTATGGCTGTTTTCCAAGACTTTAGTCCAAAGAGACGAAGTGCAAACTCAACTGAGGAGCAGGTAGAGGTTCTCATgaatggagagagagatgttGAGGCTGATTGTGATGCAGAGGAGAATGATGTGTCTGCCCCTGACAGGACCGGAGTAGAGAAGATGAGATGTGGTCCAGAGGGAGGTGCAGACCAGCTTCTCAGAATAACAAATCATCCAAATGGTTTGGAACAGGAGAGCAGCCACTCCAGactgaaagaggaagaggaggaggaaggggaacTGTCCCCCTCTCCTCTACCCTCCAAAGAGGACTCTGTCACTGAGgagaaagagatggaggagagcaaACAGGAGAGCAttgatggaggagcagcgggatcAAGTAGCATCCCACCAAAAGTCAACAATCGGCTTCAGCCGGTCAGCGTTCCTTATGGAGGGGCGCGACCAAAGCAGCCGGTTAACCTCAAGCTCCAGATTCCACAGCCAGTGTCGGGCCAGATCCAGAACCAGCTTGGCCCTTCTGTCAGCAAGAACAAGAACCTGGAGAACCAGTGTCGAAGACTCGCTCCATCGGAAACGGCACTTGGTGGGACTGATCAGCATGCTGCTGGGGTGAATAGAGTTGCTGCTGTGAACGCTCCCTCCCTGGTGCCTTCAGGGAGCCCAGACAATGACCTCCAGGCAGGCCAGCAGGGCGCTCTGTGCAGGAAAGCTGCCACCTCCCTGGGAGAGGTGGCCCCTGTGTGGGTGCCTGACTCCCAGGCTCCCGTCTGTATGAAATGTGATGTCAAGTTCACGTTCACCAAGAGGAGGCACCACTGCAGGGCCTGTGGCAAG GTGTTCTGTGCAGCGTGCTGCAGTCTGAAGTGCAAGCTCATGTACATGGACAGGAAGGAGGCCCGCGTCTGTGTCACCTGTCATTCTGCTCTGATGACCAGCGAGCATCCAC ctcagtcatGGGAGACTCCAGCCTCTGGAAGCAACCAGAGTCCCAACCCCAACAATCCAGCGGAGTACTGCTCCACCATCCCCCCTCTGCAGCAGGCGCAGGCCTCTGGGGTGCTCAGCTCGCCTCCTCCCACCGTCATGGTGCCCGTGGGAGTGCTGAAACAGACTGGCAACGAGG GGTCCCTCTCAcgggagcagaggagggtgTGGTTTGCAGATGGCGTCCTACCTAACGGAGACGCAGCGGAGTCTCCCAaaccttcagcctccagcccagccccctcccacTCGCTGGCCATTTCCACGTATTCTAACAAATCCAGCACGTCTGATGCCTCGGAG GCGGCCCATGTACCTGTTGCCCCGGTGGGCAGCCCCGTGGGCAGCTCCCTCAGCCTGATCCCGGAGGATGGGCTCCCTCCCATTCTCATATCCACTGGAGTCAAAGGAGGTACGGGAGGCCACATCACAG ACTAtgctgtggaggagaggccATCGGAGATTGTCCttatgcagcagctggaggaaggagGTCCAGATCCTTTGGTGTTTGTGCTCAATGCTAATCTACTCGCTATGGTCAAGCTCGTCAACT atgtaaacaggaagtgctggTATTTCACAACAAAGGGAATGCACGCGGTCGGCCAGGCAGAGGTGGTcgttctgctgcagtgtcttcCTGATGAGAAAACCATCCCTAAAGACGTCTTCACCCACTTTGTGCAGCTCTACCAGGAGGCCCTCACTG GCAACGTCCTGAGCCACCTGAGCCACTCGTTCTTCACTCAGAGCTTTCTGGGCAGTAAAGAGCATGGTGGCTTCCTCTACATCAGTCCTTCCTTCCAGTCACTGCAGGACCTCATGCTGCCGAACCCGCCCTACCTCTTTGGCATCTTGATACAGAAGTGGGAGGCGCCCTGGGCCAAGGTCTTCCCCATTCGACTCATGCTGCGGCTGGGTGCAGAGTACCGAT TTTATCCTTGTCCGCTGTTCAGTGTGCGCTTCAGAAAGCCGCTCTTTGGCGAGACCGGTCACACAATCATGAATCTGCTTGCA GACTTCCGTAACTACCAGTACACGCTACCAGTGGTGAAGGGTCTGGTTGTGGACATGGAAGTAAGAAAGACGAGCATCAAGGTCCCCAGTAATCGCTACAACGAG CTCATGAAGGCTATGAACAAGTCCAACGAACACGTGCTGGCCATGGGGGCGTGTTTCAACGACCGCGCCGACTCCCACCTG